One window of Myxocyprinus asiaticus isolate MX2 ecotype Aquarium Trade chromosome 6, UBuf_Myxa_2, whole genome shotgun sequence genomic DNA carries:
- the epdr1 gene encoding mammalian ependymin-related protein 1 isoform X2 yields the protein MSGLCVFVLAFCWSMMVPCMGYPSSVAAPAQPCLAPLQWEGRTVEYDHSTGRNTRAAVSYDAQNQRIRVLEQKTGHTPCKKFFEYIYLFKSGVLFQIEQVTKKCAKIALTEAWDPYDIPLNSTYEDQYFIGGPGDMIEVQEWSDRKPARKNEAWVGVYTLNDCYPVQETYTKNSSVTTSTRFFDLHLGISDPGVFIPPSTCQSALSEKMTTDC from the exons ATGTCAGGCTTGTGTGTCTTTGTGCTTGCATTCTGCTGGTCGATGATGGTACCGTGCATGGGTTATCCGTCGTCAGTAGCGGCACCGGCGCAGCCCTGTCTCGCCCCGTTACAATGGGAGGGTCGGACCGTTGAATATGACCACAGTACTGGAAGAAATACACGGGCAGCGGTCTCCTATGATGCACAGAATCAACGAATTAGGGTCCTAGAACAGAAGACAGGACACACACCCTGTAAGAA GTTCTTTGAGTACATCTACCTGTTCAAGAGTGGAGTGCTTTTCCAGATTGAACAAGTTACTAAGAAGTGTGCAAAGATTGCGCTGACTGAGGCCTGGGACCCTTATGATATACCTCTGAACTCCACATATGAGGACCAGTACTTTATCGGTGGACCTGGAGACATGATTGAAGTTCAAGAATGGTCTGATCGGAAACCAGCTCGCAAAA ATGAAGCTTGGGTAGGTGTGTACACTTTGAATGACTGCTATCCCGTGCAAGAGACGTACACCAAGAACAGTAGTGTGACCACTTCCACTCGCTTCTTTGACCTTCATCTGGGCATCAGTGACCCTGGAGTGTTCATCCCACCCAGCACCTGCCAATCAGCACTGTCTGAGAAGATGACTACTGACTGCTGA
- the nol7 gene encoding nucleolar protein 7: MTELTHAQYESSDDELPEEVAFDESKTAALKSVKDALESAKREKNLLKEKRRKRQLLFQEQKKRKCLPEDLLEEFDALPEKRPKTSGSNKDEEETEDMKSSKTVSKSLQDSYSVVRLKDGSAAKTMQQSATDFIQSRLYGPGTKRTTNAARLSLQKKRGLNQGAAVEFANKKWGADHKVKAEKSNKRFIQKQKLVPS; the protein is encoded by the exons ATGACTGAATTGACACATGCTCAGTACGAGTCCAGTGACGATGAACTCCCCGAGGAGGTCGCCTTTGACGAGTCCAAAACTGCTGCGTTGAAGAGTGTAAAAGACGCGCTAGAGTCAGCCAAAAG agaaaagaACCTATTGAAAGAGAAGCGAAGGAAAAGACAGCTGCTTTTCCAAGAGCAAAAG AAGAGAAAGTGTCTTCCTGAAGacctcttggaagaatttgatgccTTGCCTGAAAA AAGGCCCAAGACATCGGGCAGCAacaaag ATGAGGAAGAGACCGAGGACATGAAGTCATCCAAGACAGTCTCCAAAAG TTTACAGGACAGCTACAGTGTAGTCAGGCTGAAGGATGGGTCAGCTGCCAAAACAATGCAACAAAGTGCCACGGATTTCATTCAGTCCCGCCTTTACGGACCAGGAACCAAAAGAACCACCA ATGCAGCGCGTCTATCCCTCCAAAAGAAAAGGGGCCTAAACCAAGGTGCAGCTGTAGAGTTTGCCAATAAAAAATGGG GTGCTGACCATAAAGTGAAGGCTGAAAAGTCCAACAAGAGATTTATACAAAAACAGAAGCTGGTTCCCTCCTGA
- the epdr1 gene encoding mammalian ependymin-related protein 1 isoform X1: MSGLCVFVLAFCWSMMVPCMGYPSSVAAPAQPCLAPLQWEGRTVEYDHSTGRNTRAAVSYDAQNQRIRVLEQKTGHTPYIHGHKEYRIVEIRMTTKRFFEYIYLFKSGVLFQIEQVTKKCAKIALTEAWDPYDIPLNSTYEDQYFIGGPGDMIEVQEWSDRKPARKNEAWVGVYTLNDCYPVQETYTKNSSVTTSTRFFDLHLGISDPGVFIPPSTCQSALSEKMTTDC, translated from the exons ATGTCAGGCTTGTGTGTCTTTGTGCTTGCATTCTGCTGGTCGATGATGGTACCGTGCATGGGTTATCCGTCGTCAGTAGCGGCACCGGCGCAGCCCTGTCTCGCCCCGTTACAATGGGAGGGTCGGACCGTTGAATATGACCACAGTACTGGAAGAAATACACGGGCAGCGGTCTCCTATGATGCACAGAATCAACGAATTAGGGTCCTAGAACAGAAGACAGGACACACACCCT ATATACATGGACATAAGGAATACAGAATAGTAGAAATAAGAATGACTACCAAAAG GTTCTTTGAGTACATCTACCTGTTCAAGAGTGGAGTGCTTTTCCAGATTGAACAAGTTACTAAGAAGTGTGCAAAGATTGCGCTGACTGAGGCCTGGGACCCTTATGATATACCTCTGAACTCCACATATGAGGACCAGTACTTTATCGGTGGACCTGGAGACATGATTGAAGTTCAAGAATGGTCTGATCGGAAACCAGCTCGCAAAA ATGAAGCTTGGGTAGGTGTGTACACTTTGAATGACTGCTATCCCGTGCAAGAGACGTACACCAAGAACAGTAGTGTGACCACTTCCACTCGCTTCTTTGACCTTCATCTGGGCATCAGTGACCCTGGAGTGTTCATCCCACCCAGCACCTGCCAATCAGCACTGTCTGAGAAGATGACTACTGACTGCTGA